Below is a window of Mucilaginibacter sp. PAMC 26640 DNA.
CGTTTCTTCAAACATCTTTGTCAGCTCGCGCGATACGGAGATCTGGCGGTCGGCACCCCAGTAAGTAGCCATTTCCTCCAGCGTTTTTAATAAACGGTGCGGCGATTCGTAAAGTATCAGCGTACGTTCTTCTGTGGCCAATTGTTTGTAGCGGGTTTGTCGTCCTTTCTTAAGCGGCAAAAATCCTTCAAAACAAAACTTATCGGTAGGGAATCCGGAGTTGACCAGTGCCGGCACAAAAGCGGTAGCGCCGGGCAGGCATTCTACCGCTATATTGAATTTCAATGCCTCGCGCACCAGGTAAAATCCCGGGTCGGAGATGGCAGGTGTACCCGCGTCGGAAATCAAGGCAATGTTTTGCCCCATCAGTAAAAATTTAATGATCTCGTTGCTACTCTGATGCTCGTTATGCTGATGATGCGCAAAAACCTTGTTCTGGATCTCAAAATGCTTCAGCATTGGTGCCGATGTGCGGGTATCTTCGGCCAGTATCAGGTCGGCTTCTTTTAAAATACGGATGGCACGGAAGGTCATGTCCTCCAGGTTGCCTATGGGTGTGGGTACTAAGTAGAGTTTACCTGGTGTTGGGTTCATGCTTCGCTTCTTGGTCCATAGTCTTTGGACGATAGACCATAGCTTTACTCAATTATCTATGGACTATGGTCTATGGACTATCGACTTATTTATATCTTTGCCTAAAATTAGAATAATGCTGCAAGTTAGTTATATCCGTGATAACAGGGAACAGGTTTTAGAACGTTTGGCTGTAAAAAATTTCAAACAGCCGGAATTGATAGATGAGGTGATTGGCCTGGACGAGAAACGCCGCCAAACCCAAAACCAGCTTGATACTGTTTCATCGCAAAGCAATACCGCTGCCAAACAGATAGGTGAGCTGATGCGCACGGGTAAAAAAGACGAGGCAAATGCCATAAAAGCCAATACCGGTAAATGGAAAGAAGAAGGCAAGCAATTGGCCGAGCAGCTAAGTGCCATTGAGCAGGAACTGCAGGACAAGATCATCTTACTTCCCAACCTGCCACATTCATCTGTACCCAAAGGCATCACGCCCGAAGAAAATGAAGTAGTTTTAGAGAATGGCAGCATTCCTGAATTGCATGCCGGTGCCTTACCACATTGGGAACTGGCTACCA
It encodes the following:
- a CDS encoding rRNA (cytidine-2'-O-)-methyltransferase → MNPTPGKLYLVPTPIGNLEDMTFRAIRILKEADLILAEDTRTSAPMLKHFEIQNKVFAHHQHNEHQSSNEIIKFLLMGQNIALISDAGTPAISDPGFYLVREALKFNIAVECLPGATAFVPALVNSGFPTDKFCFEGFLPLKKGRQTRYKQLATEERTLILYESPHRLLKTLEEMATYWGADRQISVSRELTKMFEETVRGTVVEVKAYFETHPMKGEFVMCVAGAAPVEVDKKKKKYGDDEED